A region of Dictyostelium discoideum AX4 chromosome 1 chromosome, whole genome shotgun sequence DNA encodes the following proteins:
- a CDS encoding molybdenum cofactor sulfurase domain-containing protein, whose product MLNKKYLLTISSIILTSSFLLYKLYDYFNEENKLNKFNQISIDKIIIYPVKACKGIEVKKCKLTEYGFENDRRWMVIKDNRYVGQKPYPVLSTVKTEFSEDGLFLIISKAGIKKQLKISTKPLSSSEMNPELIYSNISTLDNISQCYDQGDEAAQWFSNIMNDSSGTIRFVQMCPPDLWKRNIRKHIGDNLKTNSTNQDNEKEYKNSLSNSCQIMFLSKSSIDDLNKRVEKNRIENGESIKDKPSLKYDRFRPNLIINGTTPFQEDHWKSIEIENKSETTTTTIELKIADGNARCPVVTIDQDMGVLDPYNDDEPLRTLKTFRKVDCVIGQKVLFGTYAVTNPKDLGKFIYVGDKINILQVGFSSNFYSKIPK is encoded by the exons atgttaaataaaaaatatcttttaaccATTTCTAGTATTATACTAACAAGTTCATTTCTTCTTTATAAACtttatgattattttaatgaagaaaataaactaaataaatttaatcaaatttcaattgacaaaattataatttatccag tTAAAGCATGTAAAGGAATTGAAgttaaaaaatgtaaattaaCTGAATATggatttgaaaatgatagaaGATGGATGGTAATTAAGGATAATAGATATGTAGGACAAAAGCCATATCCAGTATTATCAACAGTAAAAACAGAATTTTCCGAGGATGgattgtttttaataatttctaaagcaggtataaaaaaacaattaaaaatttcaacgAAACCATTGAGTTCGAGTGAAATGAATCCGGAATTAATCTATTCAAACATTTCCACACTTGATAATATTTCACAATGTTATGATCAAGGTGATGAAGCTGCACAATggttttcaaatattatgaATGATTCAAGTGGTACTATCAGATTCGTTCAAATGTGTCCACCTGATTTATGGAAAAGAAATATTAGAAAACATAttggtgataatttaaaaaccaACTCAACCAATcaagataatgaaaaagagTATAAAAActctttatcaaattcatgtcaaattatgtttttatcaaaaagttcaattgatgatttaaataaaagagttgaaaaaaatagaattgaaaatggtgagTCTATAAAAGATAAACCATCACTAAAGTATGATCGTTTTAgaccaaatttaataatcaatGGGACAACTCCATTTCAAGAGGATCATTGGAagtcaattgaaattgagaATAAATCAGAAACgaccactactactatcgAATTGAAAATAGCCGATGGTAATGCTCGTTGTCCTGTCGTTACTATTGATCAAGATATGGGTGTACTTGATCCTTACAACGATGATGAACCATTGAGaactttaaaaacttttagaAAAGTTGATTGTGTTATTGGtcaaaaagttttatttggtACCTATGCTGTAACTAATCCAAAGGATCTTGGAAAATTCATTTATGTTggtgataaaataaatattttacaaGTTGGTTTTAGTTctaatttttattcaaaaattccaaaatag
- the mvpA gene encoding major vault protein, with the protein MADLNSVIRIKPFHFIHVLDNNTNVTRVEVGPQTFTRQDHEKLVSGPEPMIMIPQRNYCTISNPVVRNENGSLVLDEYGQVKLRHGDEEIRFSQEPFPLYPGEKISGKVTALQVVAPLKALRLRALRDFTEAKVTHVAGDEWLFEGPATYLPRIDVRIEEEIKATIIGPNQALKLRANKACSDRSGVARKAGEEWLVRQHGAYLPGVDEKVVEIVNAYVLTDKKALHLKATKTFLDETRKTQRKAGEEWLVVSTDAETHIPDVYEQVVGEVHITTLSNRQYCVVLDPIGANGKPQLGHKQLRKGELAFFLNPGESLEGNKIHNIYVLTEQEALLLRAKETFSIDGESHLAGDRWMIYGPCDYVPPVQVEVVEKRESIPLDENEGIYVRDIKTGKVASIKGQSYMLKANEELWEKVLPRTVEEVLAKESLNPEFTDNRDSTRVVTYRAPHNSAVQIYDYKEKKSRVVFGPDLVMLGPDEHFTVLSLSGDKPKRPHQIKAIALFLGPDFMTDVVIVETSDHARLSLKLSYNWEFKVDRSKIEDAQKIFQVPDFVGDSCKAIASRVRGAVAAVSFDDFHKRSAEVIRQSVFGLDESGEVRKNFSFNSNNLVITNIDIQSVEPVDQRTRDSLQKSVQLAIEITTKSQEAAARHEAERLEQGARGRLERQKIHDEAQAELARKDLLQLQAQSAAVESTGQATAEAQATAEAANIAAEANVKQAELKAQATKIRSESEISLLKAKRENELSYQKSIDELELTKQSDLAEIEASKFKAIVESIGRDTLKSIACAGNEMQAKLLQGLGLKSFMITDGKSPLNLFDTANGIIGNNNQMVNMSNAAKQSGRRN; encoded by the exons atggcCGATTTAAACTCTGTTATTAGAATTAAACCATTTCATTTCATTCAC gtattagataataatacaaatgtTACTAGAGTTGAAGTTGGACCACAAACTTTTACAAGACAAGATCATGAAAAGTTAGTAAGTGGCCCAGAACCAATGATTATGATCCCACAACGTAACTATTGTACAATTTCAAATCCAGTAGTTCGTAATGAAAATGGTTCATTAGTATTGGATGAATATGGTCAAGTTAAATTAAGACATGGTGATGAAGAGATTCGTTTCTCACAAGAACCATTCCCATTATATCCAGGTGAAAAAATTTCAGGTAAAGTTACCGCTCTCCAAGTTGTTGCACCATTAAAGGCTTTACGTCTTCGTGCTCTCCGTGATTTCACTGAAGCTAAAGTCACTCATGTTGCTGGTGATGAATGGTTATTTGAAGGTCCAGCAACCTATCTCCCACGTATTGATGTTAGAATTGAAGAAGAAATCAAAGCAACCATCATTGGACCAAATCAAGCACTCAAATTACGTGCCAACAAAGCATGTTCCGATCGTTCAGGTGTTGCAAGAAAAGCTGGTGAAGAGTGGTTAGTTCGTCAACATGGTGCCTACCTCCCAGGTGTCGATGAAAAAGTCGTTGAAATTGTAAATGCCTACGTCTTAACTGACAAGAAAGCACTCCACCTCAAAGCCACTAAAACCTTTTTAGATGAAACCAGAAAAACACAACGTAAAGCTGGTGAGGAATGGTTAGTTGTTAGCACCGATGCTGAAACTCATATCCCAGATGTTTATGAACAAGTCGTTGGTGAAGTTCATATTACTACCCTCTCAAATCGTCAATACTGTGTTGTTTTGGATCCAATTGGTGCCAATGGTAAACCACAACTTGGTCATAAACAATTAAGAAAGGGTGAACTCGCTTTCTTCTTAAACCCAGGTGAATCATTAGAAGGTAACAAAATTCACAATATCTACGTTTTAACCGAACAAGAAGCACTCTTACTCCGTGCTAAAGAAACCTTTTCCATTGATGGTGAATCTCATTTAGCTGGTGATCGTTGGATGATCTATGGTCCATGTGATTATGTTCCACCAGTTCAAGTTGAAGTCGTTGAAAAACGTGAATCCATTCCATTGGATGAAAATGAAGGTATCTACGTTCGTGATATTAAAACCGGTAAAGTTGCATCAATCAAAGGTCAATCATACATGTTAAAAGCAAATGAAGAACTTTGGGAAAAAGTTTTACCACGTACTGTCGAAGAAGTTCTTGCCAAAGAATCACTCAACCCAGAATTCACTGATAATCGTGATTCAACTCGTGTTGTTACCTATCGTGCTCCACACAATAGTGCTGTTCAAATCTATGATtacaaagaaaagaaatcacGTGTTGTCTTTGGTCCAGATCTTGTTATGTTAGGTCCAGATGAACATTTCACCGTTCTCTCTTTATCTGGTGATAAACCAAAACGTCCACATCAAATCAAAGCTATCGCTCTCTTTTTAGGTCCAGATTTCATGACTGATGTTGTCATTGTCGAAACTTCTGATCATGCTCGTCTCTCCCTTAAATTATCATACAATTGGGAATTCAAAGTTGATCGTTCCAAGATTGAAGATGCTCAAAAGATCTTCCAAGTACCAGATTTTGTTGGTGACTCATGTAAAGCTATTGCCTCAAGAGTTAGAGGTGCTGTTGCTGCAGTCTCTTTTGATGATTTCCACAAACGTTCCGCTGAAGTCATCCGTCAATCCGTTTTTGGTTTAGATGAATCTGGTGAAGTCCGTAAGAACTTCTCTTTCAATTCAAACAACCTTGTCATCACCAACATTGATATTCAATCTGTTGAACCAGTCGATCAACGTACTCGTGATTCACTCCAAAAATCTGTCCAATTGGCCATTGAAATCACCACCAAATCACAAGAAGCTGCTGCTCGTCATGAAGCTGAACGTCTTGAACAAGGTGCTCGTGGTAGACTCGAACGTCAAAAGATTCACGATGAAGCTCAAGCAGAGTTAGCTCGTAAAGATTTATTACAACTCCAAGCTCAATCAGCTGCAGTCGAGTCAACTGGTCAAGCTACCGCTGAAGCTCAAGCTACTGCTGAAGCTGCTAACATTGCTGCTGAAGCCAATGTTAAACAAGCTGAATTAAAAGCTCAAGCCACCAAGATTCGTTCAGAATCTGAAATTTCTCTCTTAAAAGCCAAGAGAGAAAATGAACTCTCATAccaaaaatcaattgatgaacTCGAACTCACCAAACAATCTGATCTCGCTGAAATTGAAGCCTCCAAATTCAAAGCAATCGTTGAATCCATTGGTAGAGATACCCTCAAATCAATTGCTTGTGCTGGTAATGAAATGCAAGCTAAATTATTACAAGGTTTGGGTCTTAAATCATTTATGATCACCGACGGTAAATCACCACTCAACCTTTTCGATACTGCCAACGGTATCATTGGTAATAACAATCAAATGGTAAACATGTCAAATGCTGCCAAACAATCTGgtagaagaaattaa
- the ncbp1 gene encoding initiation factor eIF-4 gamma middle domain-containing protein, with the protein MAYQNNGGNFRGPRHSFNGQPSGRGNFQRHDPEEDFKSKLTSLIVRIGDKATSSLESNIDALANALLADIPKQSSLIQDILFKCVSSLTYKTPIYATLVGLINVKNSEFGKEVVCRLVDEIFSAMEKKKFHNAKLLIRFIPELVNANVLTINAIFELYETLLSVLNTSDYTPNKADYFVFLVLSTIPWIGEHLSHNHSGQLDAVIEECESYIQSRSTGDKKFYQAYNNGYTDDRLESMLKQIKSLRDCDQPWIVNGILRPYKHFNETLTSSSSQQHILPTIHFPEDEKLEYPNNLNKPLFRVLSNDNNNSVERYIVEDYIIDILSFFNSDHKECSKFIYSLPVENEIDDIVVETILGEMFMLPEPTFKPIYYSVLFVDFFKSQPSVIPVFAYAINLLFENIHKLDFEVMDRFALAFAHHLSNFDYKWIWSDWAQSLVPPTAAAAAAAATTTVEGSTSNENKEDSTATTTAIIEDENQIRNRELRIIYIKRVLSSLCRLSYLEKIKQNLPSEYHQYLPPSPAPTFKFLNADNPEEESKELIAESHKLLLSFKTKEPLENIISHVANIPSHINIVELLTKCILQIGSTSFSHLTYAIERYITLFKTVLKSQDDRQECIRSIFEFWKLSHQHIVIVVDKFVTFKIIYPIDTVTWFMKPENIDRFITEPFTWECLHNSIQKTIIIIQTLTLDLEENQSQEKEFKLNTSISEQQLLLAELVKGLGSILSSEKYQLGASSKLLISGQLKSIIRKYFNQMKPVIQSQPQLSNIINQYTQ; encoded by the exons ATGGCATATCaaaataatggtggtaatttCAGAGGACCAAGACATAGTTTTAATGGACAACCATCAGGTAGAGGTAACTTTCAAAGACATGATCCAGAAgaagattttaaatcaaaattaactTCACTCATCGTTAGAATTGGTGATAAAGCAACAAGTAGTTTAGAATCAAATATTGATGCATTAGCAAATGCATTATTAGCCGATATTCCAAAACAATCTTCATTAATtcaagatattttatttaaatg tgtttcaTCATTAACATATAAAACACCAATTTATGCAACATTAGTTGGTTTAATTAATGTAAAGAATTCAGAATTTGGTAAAGAAGTTGTTTGTAGATTAGTTGATGAAATATTTAGTGCAATGGAAAAGAAGAAATTTCATAAtgcaaaattattaattagatTCATTCCAGAATTAGTAAATGCAAATGTACTCACAATCAATGCTATATTCGAATTATATGAAACTTTATTATCAGTTTTAAATACATCAGATTATACACCAAATAAAGCTGATTATTTCGTTTTCTTAGTATTATCAACTATTCCATgg attggtGAACATTTATCACATAATCATTCAGGTCAATTAGATGCAGTAATTGAAGAATGTGAATCATATATACAATCAAGATCAACAGGtgataaaaagttttatcaAGCATATAATAATGGATATACAGATGATCGTTTAGAATCAAtgttaaaacaaattaaatcattacgTGATTGTGATCAACCATGGATTGTAAATGGTATTTTAAGACCATATAAACATTTTAATGAAACActtacatcatcatcatcacaacaacaTATTTTACCAACAATTCATTTCCCTGAGGATGAA aaattagaatatccaaataatttaaataaaccatTATTTAGAGTACttagtaatgataataataattcagttGAAAGATATATTGTAGAAGATTatataattgatattttatcaTTCTTCAATTCAGATCATAAAGAATGTTCaaagtttatttattcattaccagttgaaaatgaaatcGATGATATTGTAGTAGAGACAATATTGGGTGAAATGTTTATGTTACCAGAACCAACTTTTAAACCAATTTACTATAgtgttttatttgttgatttctttaaatctcAACCATCAGTTATTCCAGTATTTGCATATGcaatcaatttattatttgaaaatattcatAAATTAGATTTTGAAGTTATGGATCGTTTCGCTTTAGCATTTGCACATCATCTTTcaaattttgattataaatGGATTTGGTCTGATTGGGCTCAATCATTAGTACCACcaacagcagcagcagcagcagcagcagcaacaacaactgtTGAAGGTAGTacttcaaatgaaaataaagaagattccacagcaacaacaacagcaataattgaagatgaaaatcaaattagAAATAGAGAATTAagaattatatatattaaacgTGTTTTATCATCACTTTGTCGTTTATCATATTTAGAAAAgattaaacaaaatttacCAAGTGAATATCATCAATATTTACCACCATCACCTGCAccaacatttaaatttttaaatgcaGATAATCCAGAAGAGGAATCAAAAGAATTGATTGCAGAATCTCATAAACTTCTTTTATCATTCAAGACCAAGGAACCATTGGAGAATATTATCTCTCATGTTGCCAATATTCCATCACATATAAACATTGTAGAGTTATTGACAAAATGTATCCTTCAAATTGGTTCAACCTCATTCTCTCATTTAACATATGCCATCGAAAGATATATCACCCTCTTTAAAACAGTTTTGAAATCTCAAGATGATCGTCAAGAATGTATTCGTTCAATCTTTGAATTTTGGAAACTCTCTCATCAACATATTGtcattgttgttgataaatttgtaacatttaaaatcatttatccAATCGATACAGTAACTTGGTTTATGAAACCTGAGAATATAGATCGTTTCATCACTGAACCTTTCACTTGGGAATGTCTTCAtaattcaattcaaaaaacaattatcatcattCAAACACTAACTTTAGATCTTGAAGAGAATCAAAGTCAAGAGAAAGAATTCAAATTAAATACTTCAATCAGTGAACAACAATTACTCTTGGCTGAATTGGTCAAAGGTTTAGGTTCAATTCTATCAAGTGAAAAATATCAATTGGGTGCTTCTTCAAAACTTTTAATCTCTGgtcaattaaaatcaataattagaaaatattttaatcaaatGAAACCAGTAATTCAATCACAACcacaattatcaaatattattaatcaatatacacaatag
- a CDS encoding kin17-like protein, producing the protein MGKGDALTPKQIANKIKAKGLQRLRWYCQLCEKQCRDENGFKCHISSESHMRQMEVFSNKSSFIVSQYSKEFEEDFLRIMSRQFINSRVPANQVYAEYIKDRHHIHMNATEWTSLTEFVKYLGKTSKCEVEETPKGWFIRYINRDPEYVMRKVSEEKKEKAELNEEERQRLQIEKQIKELNKNKIEQDEIKPTELSKEDLEKMSLLELNIKSTTNTTTTTTNTTTTTTNKNIFDKLKTNDNNSSNNNYNDQTNPKPYAKKMSAIEEIMFKEKEKERQQKEKLEFEKQQQQQQQQQQQQQQQQQQQQQQQQQQQQQQQQQQQQLNSNNNNNEEKPWIIKDIVIKIIDKELANGKYFKQKGYIVSVENEFLAKVKLLDSGDILKIDQTFLETVIPQIGSTVIIVNGKYRGKEATIKNVNFDDFNAKLYIKDNDITITLPYESFSKQY; encoded by the exons ATGGGTAAAGGAGATGCATTAACACCTAAACAAATagcaaataaaataaaagcaAAAGGTTTACAAAGATTAAGATGGTATTGTCAATTATGTGAAAAACAATGTCGTGATGAAAATGGTTTTAAG tgtcATATATCATCAGAATCTCATATGAGACAAATGGaagtattttcaaataaatctaGTTTTATAGTATCACAATATAgtaaagaatttgaagaagATTTTTTAAGAATTATGTCAAgacaatttataaattctagGGTACCAGCAAATCAAGTTTATGCAGAATATATTAAAGATAGACATCATATTCATATGAATGCAACTGAATGGACAAGTTTAACTGAATTTGTTAAATATTTAGGTAAAACATCAAAGTGTGAAGTTGAAGAAACTCCAAAAGGTTGGTTCATTAGATATATCAATAGAGATCCTGAATATGTAATGAGAAAGGTATCTgaagagaaaaaagaaaaagcaGAATTAAATGAAGAAGAAAGGCAAAGAttacaaattgaaaaacaaattaaagaattaaataaaaataaaattgaacaaGATGAAATTAAACCAACTGAATTATCAAAAGAAGATTTAGAGAAAATGTCTTTATTAGAActcaatattaaatcaacaaccaatactactactacaacaaccaatactactactactacaactaataaaaatatatttgataaattaaaaactaatgataataatagtagtaacaACAATTATAATGACCAAACAAATCCAAAACCATATGCAAAGAAAATGTCAGCAATTGAAGAGATTAtgtttaaagaaaaagaaaaagaaagacaacaaaaagaaaaattagaatttgaaaaacaacaacaacaacaacaacaacaacaacaacaacaacaacaacaacaacaacaacaacaacaacaacaacaacaacaacaacaacaacaacaacaacaacaacagcaattaaatagtaataataataataatgaagaaaaacCATGGATTATAAAAGATattgtaattaaaattatagatAAAGAATTAGCAAatggtaaatattttaaacaaaaaggTTATATTGTTTCAGtggaaaatgaatttttagcAAAAGTAAAACTATTGGATTCTGGtgatattttaaagattgaTCAAACCTTTTTAGAAACTGTTATACCTCAAATTGGTAGTACAGTTATAATTGTAAATGGAAAATATAGAGGAAAAGAagcaacaattaaaaatgtaaatttcGATGATTTTAATGCAAAACTTTATataaaagataatgataTAACAATAACATTACCATATGAAAGTTTTAGtaaacaatattaa
- a CDS encoding hssA/2C/7E family protein encodes MAIFKSISSISNSTSAMGSSNSTSNRNGFTSNDNSIAYFDGGCGGSGLGGWGGLSGWGGDGGFNGGCSGGSNTNIINLDIDIGRRRHRRCC; translated from the exons ATGGCAATTTTTa aatcaatttcatcaatttcaaattcaactaGTGCAATGGGAAGTTCAAATAGTACCTCTAATCGTAATGGATTCACtagtaatgataattcaattgcaTATTTTgatggtggttgtggtggtagtggtttaGGTGGATGGGGTGGTTTAAGTGGATggggtggtgatggtggtttTAATGGTGGTTGTAGTGGAGGTTCAAACACAAATATCATTAACCTTGACATTGATATTGGTCGTCGTCGTCATCGTAGATgttgttaa
- a CDS encoding hssA/2C/7E family protein: MAIFKSISSISNSTGSMGSSISASNLDGIDSNNNSIACFDGGCGGSGLGGWSGFNGLDGIGGFNGGCSGGSNTNIINLDIDIGRRRHRRCC, from the exons atggcaattttta aatcaatttcatcaatttcaaattctacTGGTTCAATGGGAAGTTCAATTAGTGCCTCTAATCTTGATGGAATTGATAGTAACAATAATTCAATTGCATGTTTTgatggtggttgtggtggtagtggtttaGGTGGATGGAGTGGTTTTAATGGATTGGATGGTATTGGTGGTTTTAATGGTGGTTGTAGTGGAGGTTCAAACACAAATATCATTAACCTTGACATCGATATTGGTCGTCGTCGTCATCGTAGATGTTGTTAA
- the mhisS gene encoding histidine-tRNA ligase gives MLKTSNLISSLLHNNLKNTSILRNKSIFYYSTNSNNNNNNNNNNNNNNNNNKNINLQNIKGTYDLFPNEQRIHKFIFDVGRGVAERYGFKEISTPIIEPFELFNRSVGESSDIVMKEMFKFKDYSNESSSPPSMICLRPEGTAGVIRAIINQSSTNHLTPAQRYYYQGPMFRYERPQRGRQRQFHQLGVELIGDQHPRSDVEIIDMAMNFIERLGINKSDTLLKINSLGDTDSIKVYNETLKRFYNDNVNKLSPISIKRLERGNSLRILDSKERQDIELNKLAPSIQDSLSIQCKDRFNNVLKGLDCLGISYEIDKSLVRGLDYYRHTIFEIQIIDNNQNNKGQRQQQQQQQGLAILGGGRYDGLANQLGYKYKEILPSIGWASGIERMVLFLDQSKIPNSIRPIGIAITDSSLSENAFKLCSNLRRNGWSSTLSTFNLEDENLSKQLKKFKNNPSFVIILAPSEYSNNTVIIKNMDDTTQSIIPLNEIDNFLENNKVLKN, from the coding sequence atgttaaaaacatcaaatttaatttcgtCATTATTAcataacaatttaaaaaatacatcAATATTACGAaataaaagtattttttattattcaacaaatagtaataataataataataataataataataataataataataataataataataaaaatatcaatttacaaaatataaaGGGAACATATGATTTATTTCCAAATGAACAAAGAATtcataaatttatatttgatgTTGGAAGAGGTGTTGCAGAAAGATAtggatttaaagaaattagtaCACCAATAATAGaaccatttgaattatttaatagatCAGTTGGTGAAAGTTCAGATATTGTAATGAAAGAgatgtttaaatttaaagattattCAAATGAGTCATCATCGCCACCATCAATGATATGTTTAAGACCAGAAGGTACAGCAGGAGTAATACGTGCAATTATTAATCAATCATCAACCAATCATTTAACACCAGCTCAAAGATACTATTATCAAGGACCAATGTTTAGATATGAAAGACCACAAAGAGGTAGACAAAgacaatttcatcaattggGTGTAGAGTTAATTGGTGATCAACATCCAAGATCAGATGTTGAAATCATTGATATGGCCATGAATTTCATAGAGAGACTTGGTATTAATAAATCTGATACTCTCTTGAAAATCAATTCATTAGGTGATACtgattcaattaaagttTACAATGAAACATTAAAACGATTctataatgataatgttaATAAGCTATCACCAATCTCTATAAAAAGATTAGAGAGAGGTAATTCATTACGTATTTTAGATTCAAAAGAAAGACAagatattgaattaaataaattggcACCATCAATTCAAGATAGTTTATCAATACAATGTAAAGATCgttttaataatgttttaaaagGTTTAGATTGTTTAGGTATTTCatatgaaattgataaatctttAGTTAGAGGTTTAGATTATTATAGACAtacaatatttgaaattcaaataattgataataatcaaaataataaaggacaaagacaacaacagcaacaacaacaaggaTTAGCAATATTAGGTGGTGGTAGGTATGATGGTTTAGCAAATCAATTAggatataaatataaagaaatatTACCATCAATTGGTTGGGCATCTGGTATTGAAAGAATGGTATTGTTTTTAGATCAATCTAAAATTCCAAATTCAATTAGACCAATTGGTATAGCGATAACTGATTCATCACTTTCAGAGAATGCTTTTAAACTTTGTTCAAATCTTAGAAGAAATGGTTGGTCTTCAACATTGTCAACTTTTAATTTAGAGGATGAAAACCtttcaaaacaattaaaaaaatttaaaaataatcctTCTTTTGTAATCATTTTAGCACCTTCTGAATATTCTAATAATACtgttatcattaaaaatatgGATGACACAACTCAATCAATTATaccattaaatgaaattgataattttttagaaaataataaagttttaaaaaattaa
- the acbA gene encoding acyl-CoA binding protein: protein MTTFEEAAQKVKEFTKKPSNDELLSLYGLYKQGTDGDCNISEPWAVQVEAKAKYNAWNALKGTSKEDAKAKYVALYEQLATKYA, encoded by the exons atgacaacC TTTGAAGAAGCTGCTCAAAAAGTTAAAGAATTCACCAAGAAACCatcaaatgatgaattattaagcCTTTATGGCTTATATAAGCAAGGAACCGATGGTGACTGCAATATTAGCGAGCCATGGGCCGTACAAGTTGAGGCAAAGGCCAAG tATAACGCTTGGAATGCTCTCAAAGGTACCTCAAAAGAAGATGCCAAAGCTAAATACGTTGCTCTCTATGAACAATTAGCCACCAAATACGCTTAA